The Geobacillus genomosp. 3 genome segment AAAAGGAGCGAAATCGAATGTACAAACATATCGTCAAACGCGGGGAAACGATCGCTTCCATCGCCCGCGACTACCGGACGTCCGTTGAGGCCTTGCTTCGGACCAACGGCTTAACGGCCTCGTCCGTCATCTTTCCCGGCCAGGAGATCATCATCCCCCACCTTCCGGCCAAAGGCTCGATTCCGTACACGATCCATGTGTCAATCAGCCGCCGGCAGCTGACGTTAAAACACCGGGGACGGACGATCCGCACGTATCCCGTCGGCGTCGGGAAAATGGTCACCGCCACGCCGATCGGCGACTTTGTCATCGTCAACCGCCAGCCAAACCCAGGCGGACCGTTCGGCGCGATGTGGTTAAGCCTATCCAAAATCCATTACGGCATTCACGGCACGAACGACCCGTCCTCAATCGGCAAATACGTATCCAAAGGCTGCATCCGCATGCACAACAAAGACGTGCTCGAACTCGCCTCCATCGTCCCGAACGGAACGGAAGTGTTTATTCGGCCGTGAAGGCAAAACAGTGTCATCCGTCTGTTCTGCCGAGAGTCAACAGATGAAGGAGCGTTTTACCCGCCAGAGGAATCTTCCATTTTCGAGAAGATGCCGTTCGCTCTCACCGGGCGAACAACGTGTTTCCGCCCGCGATGGCAGCTGACAACCGGTCGGTCAAGTAGTATAATTTAGATAAAAAGCGAATGGAGTGGAGACGATGGCAGGCGGGATCTCGCATCACGCCAAGGACATTTTGTTCAAATCACTCAGCGCATTGTACCAAAATCAAGCCCTCGATGTATACGGACTTCACGGACTCCCGCGGATCAAAGCAGTGCTGCCAACCGAATTTCCGTCTGTACGGGCGGATGAACGGCGCGCCGACACCGTGTTTCTTCTCGAAGACGATTCCATTTTGCTTCTTGAGTACGAAAGCAACGAACGATTTCCCGACAACCATTTGAAGTATCTCGATTATGCCTGTCGACTCCTTCACACATACTATCAACAGGAAAAACGAATCCGTCCGGTTCGCATTGTGGTCATTTATACAAGCGATGTCACGAGCGCCCGCGAACAGCTTGACGCCGGCGACGTGTTTCTCTCATCCAAAGCGGTGCTGCTTGGCGAATTCAACGGCGATGCGATTTTCCACGCCATTGAAGAAAAAGTCCACAACGGCGAACCGCTCACTCCGGAAGAAACGATGAAACTCATCCTCGTGCCGCTCATGCACACCCGCTTCGACCGGCAAACGATGATCGAAAAAACGATCGAACTGGCGAAAACGATCGACGACGAACCGAAACAGCTGCACATCATCGCCGGCGTTCTGACCGCCACAGACAAATTCATCGACCGGTCATACGCCGAAAATGTAAAGGAGTGGATCAAAATGAACAAAGTGTTTCGCCTGTTAGTCGAAGAACTTGAACAAGAAAGAGAAGAAATGTTGAGGAAAGTAATGCAGGAAAAAGAGCAAGCCTTGCAAAAAATCGTGCAGGAAAAAGAACAAGCGATTAAGCAAGCCGAAAAACAAAAAGCCATTGAAATCGCCAAAAACTTCCTTGATGTCTTGCCCATCCACGAAGTGGCGAAACGAACCGGCCTGACCGTCGCCGAAGTCGCCGACCTCGCAAAGGAAATGGATCGATAGGCAGCACAAAAGAGCCGCAACCGCGCGGCTCTTTTCGTCGGCCCTTTGGCGCCCGACAAGATCTCCGTCTCTCTTGTTTCTCTAACAAAGGTGGTATAA includes the following:
- a CDS encoding L,D-transpeptidase family protein, whose amino-acid sequence is MYKHIVKRGETIASIARDYRTSVEALLRTNGLTASSVIFPGQEIIIPHLPAKGSIPYTIHVSISRRQLTLKHRGRTIRTYPVGVGKMVTATPIGDFVIVNRQPNPGGPFGAMWLSLSKIHYGIHGTNDPSSIGKYVSKGCIRMHNKDVLELASIVPNGTEVFIRP